From the Lathyrus oleraceus cultivar Zhongwan6 chromosome 4, CAAS_Psat_ZW6_1.0, whole genome shotgun sequence genome, one window contains:
- the LOC127138083 gene encoding uncharacterized protein LOC127138083 produces the protein MEPNPPLPDYIKPPYLIIKKKLIHEDEAGMFENFKEVLTKLQALLKDGKLKLTKEQVNMTEKEKMAEPPEMKDPEKLNITYTIDGLKIPHALYDLASSINVMPLRKFKELKIREIIPSNMTLTLADSSMTHLLGIVQDVLVHIDNLTFPTYFVVIDMKNDSEGSVILEQSFLATGKAKNRCGDR, from the exons ATGGAACCAAACCCACCTTTACCAGATTACATAAAACCACCATATCTCATCATTAAGAAGAAACTGATACACGAGGATGAGGCTGgaatgtttgaaaattttaaagAAGTGTTGACAAAACTTCAG GCATTGTTGAAGGACGGAAAACTAAAGTTGACTAAAGAACAGGTCAACATGACAGAGAAAGAGAAGATGGCAGAACCACCAGAGATGAAAGATCCAGAGAAGTTAAACATTACTTACACCATCGATGGGTTAAAAATCCCACATGCTTTATATGACTTAGCATCGAGCATCAATGTCATGCCGCTGAGAAAATTTAAGGAATTGAAGATAAGAGAGATCATACCGAGCAACATGACACTCACTTTAGCCGATTCATCTATGACGCATCTGCTTGGTATTGTACAAGATGTTCTAGTTCATATCGATAACTTGACCTTCCCTACATACTTTGTGGTGATCGACATGAAAAATGATTCAGAAGGGTCAGTGATTCTCGAGCAATCATTCTTGGCAACCGGGAAGGCAAAAAATAGATGTGGAGACAGGTGA